The following proteins come from a genomic window of Heyndrickxia acidicola:
- a CDS encoding ubiquinol oxidase subunit II, translated as MNKPKGIFNKLKYLALAVFATVAMAGCSDKYIVLHPVGPVAQKEYHLIVLSTIICAIVVIPVIALLIFIIYRYRDTPDNKAPYEPHWSESKLLETIWWGIPIIIVIILGVLTVRDTYSLAKEPVNPKKAKPLTIQVTSLDWKWLFIYPDQKIATVNYAEIPANVPVQFELTSDAPMNSFWVPQLGGQEYTMPGMKMRLWLEANKTGTFFGSGANFSGEGFAHMQFNVTSTNQADFNSWVKGIKQSSPALTQSGYDHLAQKGLAKVQSFSSVPNGLFDKIVEKNGHHMTGDMKNEYPKMKQKDNMSGMDMKH; from the coding sequence TTGAATAAGCCAAAAGGAATTTTTAACAAGCTAAAATATTTAGCATTGGCAGTTTTTGCAACCGTAGCTATGGCAGGATGCAGCGACAAGTACATTGTGTTGCACCCAGTAGGTCCAGTTGCACAGAAGGAATACCATTTAATCGTATTATCGACCATTATTTGTGCTATTGTGGTTATCCCTGTTATTGCTCTACTTATATTCATTATATATCGGTATCGTGATACTCCAGATAATAAGGCGCCATATGAACCACACTGGTCAGAAAGTAAGCTGCTGGAAACAATCTGGTGGGGTATCCCAATTATTATTGTTATTATCTTAGGTGTTCTCACTGTGAGAGATACTTACTCTTTAGCAAAAGAACCAGTTAATCCTAAAAAAGCAAAACCACTTACGATTCAGGTTACTTCTTTAGACTGGAAATGGTTATTCATTTATCCAGATCAAAAAATAGCAACAGTGAACTATGCTGAAATTCCTGCGAATGTTCCTGTTCAGTTTGAATTAACATCTGATGCACCAATGAACTCTTTCTGGGTTCCACAGCTCGGTGGTCAGGAATATACAATGCCGGGCATGAAAATGCGTCTATGGCTTGAAGCCAATAAAACAGGCACATTTTTTGGATCGGGCGCAAACTTCTCTGGTGAAGGATTTGCACACATGCAATTTAATGTGACTTCCACGAACCAAGCGGACTTTAATAGTTGGGTTAAGGGAATCAAACAAAGCAGTCCTGCGCTAACTCAAAGCGGCTATGATCACTTAGCTCAAAAAGGTCTTGCCAAAGTACAATCCTTCTCATCAGTCCCTAATGGATTATTCGATAAGATTGTAGAAAAAAATGGTCACCATATGACTGGCGATATGAAAAATGAATATCCCAAAATGAAGCAGAAAGACAACATGTCCGGAATGGATATGAAGCACTGA
- a CDS encoding ParM/StbA family protein has product MGNSRIAAVDVGNDAVKAIFGKVDYELSIPNVVARDIEDRPVIGIEELDTKDPLTGIHIKIHSPALKENNAIYRVGQLATKSDNATELDPGSSKSEEDQPLVMLFTALALDAVREENKNLFKRNQNVVDSNYTLGTGLPLREVKEGKDAGYRSKLLGSVHQVEFLVTPKYQGLKVNIKFDEVKVYPEGFAAFINLVMDNNLNIINKDLIDKRIIIQDIGGLSTDIAVIKNRNVDDDKAQGFNLGVSESLEAIREEIRSKYGVELDSRRDVVEIITKKHDRNHIMVKGSRTSVHEITDRILLDLAKKQYRLLRNVWKKNSQTEICYFVGGGSVVLKEYLKTLNNNLDGYNIDFFEDEKESIWMMANAYYKLISDNLKRTENNKKPEEKETVKAK; this is encoded by the coding sequence ATGGGGAACTCGAGAATCGCAGCAGTTGATGTAGGGAATGACGCTGTAAAAGCCATATTTGGAAAAGTAGATTATGAACTCAGCATTCCAAATGTTGTTGCAAGAGACATTGAAGATCGTCCTGTAATAGGAATAGAAGAATTGGATACGAAAGACCCGCTTACTGGAATACATATTAAAATCCATTCTCCAGCTTTAAAAGAAAACAATGCTATCTATCGGGTTGGACAATTGGCAACAAAAAGTGATAATGCAACAGAATTGGATCCAGGAAGCAGCAAATCCGAAGAGGATCAGCCTCTTGTTATGCTATTTACTGCATTGGCATTGGATGCTGTTAGAGAAGAAAATAAAAATCTGTTTAAAAGAAACCAAAATGTTGTGGATTCAAACTACACACTAGGAACTGGCCTTCCCCTTCGTGAAGTAAAAGAAGGCAAAGATGCAGGCTATAGATCGAAACTGCTGGGATCTGTCCATCAGGTAGAGTTTTTAGTAACACCTAAATATCAGGGACTGAAAGTAAATATTAAGTTTGATGAAGTAAAAGTTTATCCAGAAGGCTTTGCTGCATTTATCAACTTAGTAATGGATAATAACTTAAACATTATAAATAAAGACCTTATTGATAAACGCATTATCATTCAGGATATTGGTGGCTTGTCTACAGATATCGCAGTTATAAAAAACAGAAACGTAGATGATGACAAGGCGCAAGGGTTTAATTTGGGTGTATCAGAATCTCTTGAAGCCATTCGCGAAGAAATCCGCTCAAAATACGGTGTCGAACTAGATAGCCGACGCGATGTAGTTGAAATCATCACTAAAAAACACGACCGAAACCACATTATGGTGAAGGGAAGCAGAACCAGCGTACATGAAATTACAGACCGCATTCTGCTGGATTTGGCTAAAAAGCAATACCGTTTATTGCGAAATGTTTGGAAAAAGAATTCACAAACAGAGATTTGCTATTTTGTAGGTGGCGGCTCAGTTGTTTTGAAGGAATATTTAAAGACGCTTAATAACAATTTAGATGGTTATAATATTGACTTTTTTGAAGATGAAAAAGAAAGCATTTGGATGATGGCAAATGCTTATTATAAGCTTATTTCTGATAACCTAAAAAGGACAGAAAATAATAAAAAACCTGAGGAAAAAGAAACAGTAAAGGCAAAATAG